The following proteins come from a genomic window of Notamacropus eugenii isolate mMacEug1 chromosome X, mMacEug1.pri_v2, whole genome shotgun sequence:
- the CLDN2 gene encoding claudin-2 — translation MASLGLQLLGYILGLMGLVGTLVAMLLPSWRTGSYVGASIVTAVGFSKGLWMECATQSTGITQCDIYSTLLGLPADIQAAQGMMVASSTISSLACIISVVGMRCTVFCKDSPAKDRVAVVGGVFFLLGGLLGFIPVVWNLHGILRDFHSPLVPDSMKFEIGEALYLGIISSLFSMVAGTILCFSCPARGGDRSAYYSGYQAQPLATRASPRPGQTVKGKSEFNSYSLTGYV, via the coding sequence ATGGCATCTCTCGGCCTCCAGCTACTGGGTTACATCCTGGGCCTTATGGGGCTGGTGGGCACCTTGGTAGCCATGCTGCTCCCAAGCTGGAGAACAGGCTCTTACGTGGGGGCCAGTATCGTCACAGCCGTTGGCTTCTCCAAGGGTCTCTGGATGGAGTGTGCTACCCAAAGCACTGGCATCACTCAGTGTGACATCTACAGCACCCTGCTGGGGCTGCCTGCAGACATCCAGGCTGCTCAGGGCATGATGGTAGCTTCAAGCACCATCTCCTCCCTGGCTTGCATCATCTCTGTGGTGGGCATGAGGTGCACTGTCTTCTGCAAGGACTCCCCAGCCAAAGACAGGGTGGCAGTGGTGGGCGGAGTCTTCTTCCTCCTTGGAGGCCTCCTAGGTTTCATCCCTGTCGTCTGGAATCTCCACGGGATCCTTCGAGACTTCCACTCACCACTTGTGCCCGACAGCATGAAGTTTGAGATCGGAGAGGCCCTCTATCTTGGtatcatctcctccctcttctccatggTGGCTGGCACCATCCTCTGCTTCTCCTGCCCAGCCCGGGGGGGAGACCGCTCTGCCTACTATAGCGGCTACCAAGCTCAGCCCTTAGCCACCAGGGCCTCCCCTCGGCCGGGCCAGACCGTAAAGGGCAAAAGCGAATTCAACTCCTACAGCCTGACAGGGTATGTGTAA